From Pseudodesulfovibrio sp. S3, one genomic window encodes:
- a CDS encoding response regulator codes for MAPIRTLLVDDEDSFRSTLGKRLTRRGVIVEQAGSGEEALEKLEEFQPDVILLDVKMPGMDGLTALRKIKSASPQVEVVMLTGHANMEIAIEGMELGAFDYLMKPVEFEELLYKLEDAFTRKKRLEERLAAKTNSQ; via the coding sequence ATGGCCCCAATAAGAACGCTTCTCGTGGATGATGAAGATTCCTTTCGCAGTACGCTGGGCAAACGATTGACCCGGCGGGGTGTGATTGTGGAACAGGCCGGGTCCGGCGAAGAGGCCCTGGAAAAGTTGGAGGAGTTTCAACCGGACGTGATCCTGCTTGATGTCAAGATGCCCGGCATGGACGGCCTGACGGCCCTGCGCAAGATCAAGAGTGCGAGTCCGCAGGTGGAAGTGGTCATGCTTACGGGCCATGCCAATATGGAGATTGCCATTGAGGGTATGGAGCTGGGCGCGTTCGACTATCTGATGAAGCCCGTGGAGTTTGAAGAACTGCTCTACAAGCTTGAGGATGCATTTACCCGCAAGAAGCGTCTCGAAGAGAGGCTGGCGGCCAAGACGAACAGTCAATAG
- a CDS encoding response regulator: MPARILLVDDEQGFVDTMAKRLENRGFTVRSAYNGQDGINALGGDVNFDVVILDVKMPGMDGNEVLKVIKAEFPLVEVIMLTGHATVESAIEGMKGGAFDYMMKPCNLEELIAKVGDAYDKKQAHETKILEARARHIVLRRGD; this comes from the coding sequence ATGCCTGCAAGAATTCTTCTCGTTGACGATGAACAAGGTTTTGTGGACACCATGGCCAAGCGCCTGGAAAACCGTGGATTCACCGTGCGTTCCGCCTATAATGGTCAGGACGGCATCAATGCCTTGGGCGGTGATGTAAACTTCGATGTGGTCATTCTTGACGTCAAGATGCCCGGCATGGACGGCAACGAGGTGCTGAAGGTCATCAAGGCGGAATTCCCCCTGGTGGAAGTCATCATGCTTACCGGGCATGCCACTGTGGAATCCGCCATTGAGGGCATGAAGGGCGGGGCGTTCGATTACATGATGAAGCCGTGTAACCTTGAGGAACTGATTGCCAAGGTCGGGGATGCCTACGACAAGAAGCAGGCTCACGAAACCAAGATTTTGGAGGCCCGCGCCAGGCATATCGTCTTGCGAAGGGGCGATTAG
- a CDS encoding response regulator, with translation MSDTPIRVLLVDDEVGFVEVLAKRMGRRGYLVTSSISGTEAVQVLRKNDFDVVVLDLKLEDMDGIEVLQIMKKMVPDLPVIMLTGHGSEQAAREGVKFGAFDYLLKPCDLEALLAKIHQAVAR, from the coding sequence ATGAGCGATACGCCCATTCGCGTGCTTTTGGTGGATGATGAGGTCGGTTTTGTGGAAGTGCTTGCCAAGCGCATGGGCAGGCGCGGCTACCTCGTCACATCGTCCATCAGTGGAACCGAGGCCGTTCAGGTGCTCAGGAAGAACGATTTCGATGTGGTTGTGCTTGACCTCAAGCTGGAAGATATGGACGGTATTGAAGTCTTGCAGATCATGAAGAAGATGGTACCGGATCTGCCGGTGATCATGCTCACCGGCCACGGTTCCGAGCAGGCAGCCAGGGAAGGGGTGAAATTCGGCGCCTTCGACTACCTGCTCAAACCGTGCGATCTGGAGGCTCTTCTGGCGAAAATACACCAGGCTGTAGCTCGGTAG
- a CDS encoding DUF748 domain-containing protein: MLSFLDKVSIGTPRIRRVVFWLFITFVAYILFGFLAVPPILKSVMLHQIDANLKRPASIEEIRFNPLTLHLEITGLKIRNLKEEGDLVSVGSLMIAPGVSTIWELAPVIAYLRLDDFNFNLTFYGDGQYSISDLLGTPDSVGQPKGKTEESEQADAVFPFALYGFEMTNANITFDDRPHNKKHVIADIFLRVPFTSSISNKVKEFTQPKFTAVVNGDPVELKGRTLPFDKTLLTEFELGAVNINLDQYWKYVPIKTPLKLKSGRFTSDISLYFERPDAQRLNLFLGGGGTLSGVDLEDPKEGSVFSFKELAFEMERFSLDDNALIFKSLTLDKPFFKIIRGGDNEINWANYFPGSEMGPTGPKIKTEADTDSAFVMDIRNFELKDGTLDTLDRVVTGGYKRTYTGLNFSGSELSTRSERQCSFKGSMGKEGIISLSGLATLEPLAATVTVSGENLSVPSYGPYINHVQPLIVDSGTAGFSADIGFKMVDEEPELTVTNGSVSLTGLAVRKAKAQKPCFTMDALTVSGASLDLKEQSVSVDEIKVSGPSASVTREKDGQFDLQKEFARGREQAEAENRTSPVLDAARATWAGGWQATFTHIILEDGTADFRDLTVKDPATLGIRKFRLDLKDLTTEKDAAMPFALNGAWSGGGTFSAQGKASIEPLWSDGQIRVDGMGLRPLDNYLAENTDLLIAKGTAFADLEYTFKGGDRPKVTVTGKTALSDLQMKTTFDGKELAGMDRLDVTGITFATEPNTLSIGEISLSGPRAFVHFAKDGRLNIRRALHLPEPSPPVEEDKTAAPANKAAGALAEAATGVLETEVETAEAMAKADAGKPFFETLEIRKVSMQNGTVRFRDDSMQPGFATELTAMTLSLTEIGKTPEARPKVDFKANIGPTPMSVTGVLNPVISPIYSDLAISVNGMELVPLTPYTLKNLAYPVEKGRLYADVTFKTENWVLDAKNKFFIEQLKLGKKDTRPDAPNIPVEFGLTLLQDSNGNMELNLPISGRLDDPNFRVGGIVFKAIINLFFKALASPFSLIGSIFGGGENMDFVVFEPGRASLDAGGEAKMETIIKAMTERSKLKLSVDGVIDPNADKNGLIQATLERKIKQAKYDSLPRSKRAETAVDKMVITPEEYEDMLYEAYADEPDEEGVKPTTLFVTDRQPVEVMEKFIRDRIVITDELLNKLALQRANTVKNYILGKNPELTERVFLLDRREKAKGKTGVPAHRADLGIK; the protein is encoded by the coding sequence ATGCTTTCCTTCCTCGACAAAGTATCAATCGGAACACCTCGGATCAGACGCGTCGTCTTTTGGCTGTTCATCACCTTCGTTGCCTACATTCTTTTCGGATTCCTGGCCGTTCCGCCGATCCTGAAGAGCGTGATGCTGCACCAGATCGACGCCAACCTGAAACGGCCGGCCAGCATCGAGGAAATTCGCTTCAACCCGCTCACCCTGCACCTTGAAATCACCGGCCTGAAGATACGCAACCTGAAGGAAGAAGGCGACCTTGTGTCCGTGGGCAGTCTGATGATCGCTCCGGGCGTTTCCACCATATGGGAACTGGCACCCGTCATCGCCTATCTCCGACTGGATGACTTCAACTTCAACCTCACCTTCTACGGAGACGGCCAGTATTCCATATCCGACCTGCTGGGTACGCCCGACAGCGTTGGTCAGCCCAAGGGCAAGACCGAAGAATCCGAGCAGGCAGACGCGGTCTTTCCCTTTGCCCTGTACGGCTTTGAAATGACCAACGCCAACATCACCTTCGACGACCGCCCGCACAACAAGAAGCACGTCATAGCCGATATATTCCTGCGGGTTCCCTTCACCTCAAGCATCTCGAACAAGGTAAAGGAATTCACTCAGCCCAAGTTCACGGCCGTGGTCAACGGCGACCCCGTGGAACTGAAGGGCCGCACCTTGCCCTTTGACAAGACCCTGCTGACCGAATTCGAGCTCGGCGCAGTCAACATCAACCTGGACCAATACTGGAAATATGTCCCCATCAAAACGCCGCTCAAGCTGAAAAGCGGAAGATTCACCTCGGATATTTCCCTGTATTTCGAACGCCCGGACGCCCAAAGGCTCAACCTCTTTCTGGGCGGCGGCGGCACGCTGTCCGGCGTAGACCTTGAAGACCCAAAGGAAGGATCGGTTTTCTCCTTCAAGGAACTGGCCTTTGAAATGGAACGGTTTTCCCTGGACGACAACGCCCTGATCTTCAAGAGCCTGACTCTGGACAAGCCGTTCTTCAAGATCATCAGGGGCGGAGATAATGAAATAAACTGGGCAAACTACTTTCCTGGCTCCGAAATGGGGCCTACCGGACCGAAGATCAAGACAGAAGCGGACACCGACTCCGCCTTTGTCATGGACATCCGTAACTTCGAGTTGAAGGACGGCACCCTGGACACTCTGGACCGTGTGGTGACAGGCGGCTACAAGCGCACCTATACCGGCCTCAATTTCTCCGGCTCCGAACTCTCCACACGGAGCGAACGTCAATGCTCGTTCAAAGGCTCCATGGGCAAGGAGGGGATCATCTCCCTCTCCGGTCTGGCCACTCTCGAACCGCTGGCGGCCACGGTCACCGTTTCCGGCGAGAACCTGTCCGTGCCTTCCTACGGACCATACATCAATCATGTCCAGCCCCTGATCGTGGACTCCGGCACGGCCGGATTTTCGGCTGACATCGGCTTCAAGATGGTGGATGAGGAACCGGAACTGACCGTGACCAATGGATCTGTCAGCCTGACCGGCCTTGCGGTCCGCAAGGCAAAGGCCCAAAAGCCATGCTTCACCATGGACGCACTCACCGTTTCGGGAGCTTCTCTGGACCTCAAGGAACAATCCGTCAGCGTGGACGAAATCAAGGTCTCGGGTCCTTCGGCCAGCGTGACCAGGGAAAAGGACGGACAGTTCGACCTGCAAAAGGAATTCGCCAGGGGCAGGGAGCAGGCCGAAGCCGAAAACAGGACCTCCCCGGTCCTCGATGCCGCAAGGGCGACCTGGGCCGGAGGATGGCAGGCAACCTTCACCCACATCATCCTCGAGGACGGAACAGCGGACTTCCGTGATCTGACGGTAAAAGACCCGGCCACCCTCGGGATCAGGAAATTCCGGCTGGACCTGAAAGACCTGACCACCGAAAAGGACGCCGCAATGCCCTTTGCCCTGAACGGCGCCTGGAGCGGTGGCGGAACGTTCTCGGCCCAGGGCAAGGCATCCATCGAACCGCTCTGGTCCGACGGACAAATCCGGGTCGACGGCATGGGACTTCGCCCCCTGGACAACTACCTGGCCGAAAACACAGACCTGCTCATCGCCAAGGGGACCGCTTTTGCCGATCTTGAATACACGTTCAAGGGCGGCGATCGACCCAAGGTGACCGTCACCGGCAAGACGGCCCTGAGCGACCTCCAGATGAAGACGACTTTTGACGGCAAAGAACTGGCGGGCATGGACCGACTGGACGTCACCGGCATCACCTTTGCCACCGAGCCGAACACCCTGTCCATCGGCGAGATCAGTCTGAGCGGACCAAGGGCGTTCGTCCACTTTGCCAAGGACGGACGGTTGAATATACGACGCGCCCTGCACCTGCCCGAACCCTCCCCGCCGGTCGAGGAAGACAAAACGGCCGCCCCGGCGAACAAGGCCGCCGGAGCCTTGGCCGAGGCCGCGACAGGAGTGCTTGAGACCGAGGTCGAAACCGCGGAAGCGATGGCCAAGGCCGATGCCGGAAAGCCATTTTTCGAAACCCTGGAGATCCGCAAGGTCAGCATGCAAAACGGCACGGTCCGATTCAGGGATGACAGCATGCAGCCGGGGTTCGCTACCGAGCTGACGGCCATGACCCTGAGCCTGACGGAAATCGGCAAGACCCCGGAGGCCCGGCCCAAGGTGGATTTCAAGGCCAATATCGGTCCCACGCCCATGTCCGTCACCGGCGTCCTGAACCCCGTCATCAGCCCCATTTATTCCGATCTGGCCATCTCGGTGAACGGCATGGAGCTGGTCCCGCTGACGCCCTATACACTCAAAAACCTGGCCTATCCCGTGGAAAAGGGACGGCTCTATGCGGATGTCACCTTCAAGACCGAGAACTGGGTGCTCGACGCCAAAAACAAGTTCTTCATCGAACAGCTCAAACTCGGCAAAAAGGACACCCGCCCGGATGCCCCCAACATTCCCGTAGAATTCGGCCTGACCCTGCTCCAGGACTCCAACGGCAACATGGAGCTCAACCTGCCCATCAGCGGCAGGCTGGACGATCCGAACTTCCGCGTCGGCGGTATCGTGTTCAAGGCCATCATCAACCTGTTCTTCAAGGCGCTGGCCTCGCCCTTCTCCCTCATCGGCTCCATCTTCGGCGGCGGAGAAAACATGGACTTCGTGGTCTTCGAGCCGGGCAGGGCCTCACTTGACGCCGGGGGCGAAGCCAAGATGGAGACCATCATCAAGGCCATGACCGAGCGAAGCAAACTCAAACTGAGCGTAGACGGCGTCATCGACCCGAACGCAGACAAGAACGGTTTGATCCAGGCCACCCTTGAACGCAAGATAAAACAGGCGAAATACGATTCCCTGCCCCGGTCAAAACGAGCCGAAACCGCCGTGGACAAAATGGTCATCACACCGGAAGAATATGAGGATATGCTCTATGAAGCCTATGCTGATGAACCGGACGAAGAAGGCGTCAAGCCCACCACACTGTTCGTGACAGACCGCCAGCCCGTGGAGGTCATGGAGAAATTCATCCGTGACCGCATCGTCATCACCGACGAACTGCTGAACAAGCTGGCCTTGCAGCGGGCCAATACGGTCAAGAATTACATCCTAGGAAAAAACCCGGAACTGACCGAACGCGTTTTCCTGCTCGACCGACGCGAAAAGGCCAAGGGCAAGACAGGTGTACCTGCACACCGCGCCGACCTCGGCATCAAGTAG
- the tmcA gene encoding acidic tetraheme cytochrome c3 TmcA has translation MHKRNTIKLAASMLTIILLVIAYMAPAAFAQDDMTMVPVDAFAKLERPQVPFAHDAHNEKAGVDDCVVCHHSKNDDGTRNTEESSEGETCASCHAVERTDGGTPLMRAYHQQCIDCHKQQAKGPVACGECHPK, from the coding sequence ATGCACAAAAGAAACACCATTAAGCTTGCGGCCTCCATGCTGACCATCATTCTGTTGGTCATCGCATACATGGCTCCGGCCGCCTTTGCCCAGGACGATATGACCATGGTCCCCGTGGACGCATTCGCCAAGCTGGAACGCCCTCAGGTTCCCTTTGCCCATGACGCTCACAACGAAAAGGCCGGCGTGGACGATTGCGTGGTCTGCCATCATTCCAAGAACGATGACGGCACCCGCAACACCGAAGAGTCCTCCGAGGGCGAAACCTGCGCATCCTGCCACGCAGTGGAACGCACCGACGGCGGCACCCCGCTCATGCGGGCCTACCACCAGCAGTGCATCGATTGTCACAAGCAGCAGGCCAAAGGCCCTGTTGCCTGCGGCGAATGCCACCCGAAATAG
- a CDS encoding PEP/pyruvate-binding domain-containing protein, giving the protein MGFFDWLSFGRKEKTPEERAEIRRVFATRFDHFRLLIQANTRAHELIGELEEALRGYTPYGMHHVRTLCTRISTSIYQMVRHLGELDSRGHADLVEAMHSINKRIMAELEPETLAVEGASVIDLAEVGRDHADLCGPKMAMLGEAGTSLGLKIPDGFVITVTAYERFMQNGGLGVEIDRLIQTMDGNDRESVFQVSSSVMQLVMETMLPDDLAEDILSAYDRLSADVGGLPELAVRSSALGEDIEGSSYAGQYRSVLNVDRASLLAAYKEVLASKYSRQAMAYRLGHGIRDEDVAMSVGCMTMVRAMSGGVAYSSSPLNVHDDTVSIHSVWGLPKPVVDGTSGTDVILVGREPLRVVDTIIAEKTDMYVCCMEEGVCREPLPEGRGKLSSLSEEQALVVAREAMRIEEHFGSAQDIEWAMTDDGIFHLLQCRPLMRMSSDPQAMVPPAVRSVPLVTGGRTASPGVGVGPAYTVRKDVDALTFPDGAVMILRQALPSRAALLDRCSALISEQGGMAGHLANVAREFGVPALFGISDVVGRFENGHILTVDADGRAVYDGAVESLLVERPKQRIMRGSPVQATLRKAARHIVRLNLTDPDSTEFNPVNCRTLHDIMRYCHEKAVTGMFEFGTNDEFLESASRQLISDVPKQFWILNLDDGFSPEGQDRKDRCVLLEHVVSEPMQAIWEGMQAVPWEGPPPVHARGLMSVMFEATMNPDLNPSSGTRYTQKNYFMVSKNYCSLQSRFGFHFCGVEALVSDRISENYASFQFKGGAANMERRILRARFVGELLEEFDFRVRVRQDNMFARLEGVDRQTMAHRLKIIGYLITHTRQLDMIMSNEAQVARRRARFLKDFKLFD; this is encoded by the coding sequence ATGGGCTTTTTCGACTGGCTGTCGTTTGGTAGGAAGGAAAAAACTCCCGAAGAGCGTGCGGAAATCCGCCGGGTGTTCGCCACCCGGTTCGACCACTTTCGTCTGCTCATCCAGGCCAATACCCGTGCCCATGAGTTGATCGGCGAACTTGAAGAGGCGCTCCGGGGCTATACTCCCTATGGTATGCATCACGTCCGGACTCTGTGCACACGAATTTCCACGTCCATATACCAGATGGTCCGTCATTTGGGTGAGCTGGATTCCCGAGGTCATGCCGATCTTGTGGAGGCCATGCATTCCATCAACAAGCGCATCATGGCGGAGTTGGAGCCGGAGACACTGGCCGTTGAGGGTGCGTCGGTCATAGATCTGGCCGAGGTGGGCCGTGACCACGCCGATTTGTGCGGACCCAAGATGGCCATGCTCGGCGAGGCCGGAACCAGCCTTGGGTTGAAAATTCCCGACGGCTTCGTGATTACCGTGACGGCCTATGAGCGGTTCATGCAGAACGGCGGGCTTGGCGTCGAGATCGACCGGCTCATCCAGACCATGGACGGCAATGACCGGGAATCCGTTTTTCAGGTCTCATCCAGTGTCATGCAGTTGGTCATGGAAACCATGCTGCCCGACGATCTGGCCGAAGATATCCTGTCCGCCTACGACAGGCTGTCCGCCGATGTGGGAGGATTGCCCGAACTGGCCGTCCGTTCGAGTGCCCTGGGGGAGGACATCGAGGGGTCGTCCTATGCGGGCCAGTACCGTTCTGTGCTCAACGTGGACCGCGCTTCGCTCCTGGCCGCCTACAAGGAGGTCCTTGCTTCCAAGTATTCGCGCCAGGCCATGGCCTATCGTCTGGGACACGGCATCCGGGACGAGGACGTGGCCATGAGCGTGGGGTGCATGACCATGGTTCGGGCCATGTCGGGCGGTGTAGCCTATTCCAGCAGTCCGCTGAACGTGCACGACGATACGGTGTCCATTCACTCGGTATGGGGATTGCCAAAGCCCGTGGTGGACGGCACGTCCGGGACCGATGTCATTCTCGTGGGCCGCGAGCCTTTGCGGGTGGTGGATACCATTATCGCCGAGAAGACCGACATGTATGTGTGCTGCATGGAAGAGGGCGTGTGCCGAGAGCCGCTCCCCGAGGGCCGTGGCAAACTGTCGTCCCTCTCCGAGGAACAGGCGTTGGTCGTGGCCCGTGAGGCAATGCGCATCGAGGAACATTTTGGTTCGGCCCAGGATATCGAGTGGGCCATGACCGATGACGGGATTTTTCATCTGCTGCAATGCCGTCCGCTCATGCGGATGTCGTCGGACCCGCAAGCCATGGTGCCACCGGCGGTCCGGTCCGTGCCATTGGTGACCGGCGGCAGAACGGCCAGCCCCGGCGTTGGAGTCGGCCCGGCTTACACTGTTCGCAAGGACGTGGATGCGCTCACCTTCCCCGACGGCGCAGTGATGATACTTCGGCAGGCCCTGCCCAGCCGCGCGGCCCTGCTTGATCGGTGCAGCGCCCTGATCTCCGAACAGGGCGGCATGGCCGGACACTTGGCCAACGTGGCCCGAGAATTCGGGGTCCCGGCCCTTTTCGGAATATCGGACGTGGTGGGGCGTTTCGAGAACGGGCATATCCTCACGGTGGATGCGGACGGCCGGGCCGTGTACGACGGCGCGGTGGAGTCGCTGCTGGTGGAGCGCCCGAAGCAGCGCATCATGCGCGGCAGTCCGGTGCAGGCGACGCTGCGCAAGGCAGCGCGGCACATCGTCCGGCTCAACCTGACCGACCCGGACTCCACGGAGTTCAATCCGGTCAACTGTCGGACCCTGCATGACATTATGCGCTATTGCCATGAAAAGGCCGTGACCGGTATGTTCGAGTTCGGCACCAACGACGAATTTCTCGAATCTGCCAGCCGTCAACTCATCAGTGACGTGCCCAAGCAGTTCTGGATACTCAATCTCGACGACGGTTTTTCCCCTGAAGGTCAGGATCGCAAGGATCGGTGCGTCCTTCTGGAACATGTGGTCTCCGAACCCATGCAGGCAATATGGGAAGGTATGCAGGCCGTGCCCTGGGAGGGACCGCCTCCGGTACACGCCAGGGGACTGATGTCGGTCATGTTCGAAGCCACCATGAACCCGGACCTGAACCCCAGTTCCGGCACCCGTTATACCCAGAAGAATTATTTCATGGTCTCCAAGAACTACTGCTCGCTGCAATCCCGTTTCGGGTTCCATTTTTGCGGAGTGGAGGCCCTGGTCAGTGACCGGATCAGCGAGAATTACGCCAGCTTCCAGTTCAAGGGTGGTGCTGCGAACATGGAGCGGCGCATCCTGCGTGCCCGGTTTGTCGGTGAACTGCTGGAAGAATTTGATTTCAGGGTCAGGGTCCGCCAGGACAACATGTTTGCCCGGCTGGAAGGGGTGGACCGCCAAACCATGGCCCACCGTTTGAAAATCATCGGCTATCTCATCACGCATACCCGACAGTTGGACATGATCATGTCCAACGAGGCGCAAGTCGCCCGAAGGCGTGCCCGGTTCCTGAAAGATTTCAAGCTGTTCGACTGA
- a CDS encoding ATP-binding protein, which produces MSEAHYYSGLAKSMMFTIILVSFAPLLAVVLIAGYQYSAAYEEKVEAHLRELVLKHDQSVDAYLEEKVAEIRVLSEVIDLGKLYNPDGIHALHAALTRGHGSDFVDLGLIDDKGIQVAYSGPFQLQGVDYSQQAWFKAVQQRDVHVSDVGLGLRGVPHFIIAQRMQAGGKEWVLRTTLDFIAFNRLVEDIRIGETGMAYIINKHGQFQTTPRRDLTSEVPFLRQMAESMTLGGDLVRGRASMSIITNPATNRETIFVTSPIKGGDWLMVYQQDVDDAFATLNRSRNFALLVLLIGGIAITVMALLMSRRMARKVEKADEAKEIMNDQVIEAGKLASVGELAAGIAHEINNPVAIMVEEAGWIQDLLEEGLAKGDNEREVQRALNQIRTQGTRCKEITHKLLSFARKIDPTVTTFDLNNLVMEIVELSQQRAKYANVVIETSLGDGIPSVKASPSEMQQVFLNLVNNAIDAMDPGGGDLDIITRFEGSVVVVSISDTGCGIPQANLQRIFDPFFTTKPVGKGTGLGLSIIYGIINKMDGTISVSSVVGQGTTFTLRLPVAGDVETGARKDETVA; this is translated from the coding sequence ATGTCTGAGGCTCATTATTATAGCGGCTTGGCCAAAAGCATGATGTTCACCATCATTCTCGTTTCGTTCGCGCCCCTGCTCGCCGTCGTTCTCATTGCAGGATATCAGTACAGCGCAGCCTACGAGGAAAAGGTCGAGGCGCATCTGCGCGAACTGGTGCTCAAACATGATCAGTCCGTTGACGCCTATCTTGAGGAAAAGGTTGCCGAAATCCGGGTGTTGTCCGAGGTCATCGACCTGGGCAAGTTGTACAATCCTGACGGGATACACGCACTGCACGCCGCGCTGACCCGTGGGCACGGGAGTGATTTCGTGGATCTCGGGCTGATCGACGACAAAGGCATCCAGGTGGCCTATTCCGGGCCGTTCCAGTTGCAGGGTGTGGATTATTCACAGCAGGCATGGTTCAAGGCCGTGCAACAGCGGGATGTTCACGTCAGCGATGTCGGGCTCGGACTCCGCGGCGTTCCCCATTTCATCATCGCGCAGCGCATGCAGGCGGGCGGCAAGGAGTGGGTGCTGCGTACCACCCTGGATTTTATCGCCTTCAACAGGTTGGTTGAGGACATCCGTATCGGTGAAACCGGCATGGCCTACATCATCAACAAGCACGGCCAGTTTCAGACCACCCCCCGCCGCGACCTGACCTCAGAGGTTCCGTTTCTGCGCCAGATGGCTGAGTCCATGACGCTGGGCGGTGACCTGGTGCGTGGTCGGGCCTCCATGTCCATCATCACCAACCCGGCCACCAACCGCGAAACCATATTCGTGACCAGCCCCATCAAGGGCGGCGACTGGCTCATGGTTTACCAGCAGGATGTCGACGACGCCTTCGCCACCCTCAACCGCAGCCGGAATTTCGCCCTGCTCGTCCTGCTTATCGGTGGCATTGCCATCACGGTCATGGCTCTCCTGATGAGCAGACGCATGGCCCGGAAGGTGGAGAAGGCTGACGAGGCCAAGGAAATCATGAACGATCAGGTCATCGAGGCGGGCAAACTCGCCAGTGTGGGCGAACTGGCGGCAGGCATCGCTCACGAGATCAACAATCCGGTCGCCATAATGGTGGAGGAGGCCGGTTGGATTCAGGATCTTCTTGAGGAAGGATTGGCAAAGGGAGACAACGAACGTGAGGTTCAGCGTGCCTTGAACCAGATCCGCACCCAGGGCACACGGTGCAAGGAGATCACGCACAAGCTGCTCAGTTTTGCCCGCAAGATCGACCCTACGGTCACGACCTTCGACCTCAACAATCTGGTCATGGAGATCGTGGAACTTTCCCAGCAGAGGGCCAAGTACGCCAATGTGGTCATCGAGACGAGCCTGGGGGACGGTATTCCCTCGGTCAAGGCGAGTCCGTCAGAGATGCAGCAGGTTTTTCTCAATCTGGTCAACAACGCCATCGACGCCATGGATCCGGGCGGCGGCGATCTTGACATTATTACGCGTTTTGAGGGGAGCGTGGTGGTGGTGTCCATCTCGGACACCGGATGCGGCATTCCCCAGGCGAACCTGCAGCGCATATTCGATCCGTTTTTCACCACCAAGCCCGTGGGCAAGGGGACCGGGCTGGGGCTGTCCATCATCTACGGCATCATCAACAAGATGGACGGCACGATTTCCGTAAGTTCCGTAGTGGGGCAGGGGACCACCTTCACCCTCCGGCTTCCGGTGGCGGGGGATGTGGAAACCGGCGCGCGAAAGGATGAAACAGTGGCCTGA
- the moaA gene encoding GTP 3',8-cyclase MoaA, whose protein sequence is MHHILEDTHGRTVSYMRISVTDRCNLRCTYCAGEGMQFIPHPDILRYEEIAGFIGMARNLGVQKIRFTGGEPFVRKGFGEFMADTAIRFKDMDLCVTTNGTLFGDEIERLARAGVKRVNISLDTLDAKRFESITGRDQYAVVRENIDRCLEAGMKLKINAVAMKGVNDDELPGFVEFARTHPVDFRFIEFMPVGLETGWDDGLVWTAEDILAEAGKLAELVPVSAAGERRHGPARMFDIKGGKGRIGLISPYTNHFCATCNRLRITSDGNLRTCLFSDRVYRLRPALRHPALGLEAVERIIRLAGKSKPIGNDLLKRMPAGKGVCKTRMASIGG, encoded by the coding sequence ATGCATCATATTCTCGAGGATACCCACGGGCGCACGGTCAGCTACATGCGCATCAGCGTGACCGATCGTTGCAACCTGCGGTGTACCTACTGTGCCGGGGAAGGAATGCAATTCATTCCTCATCCGGACATTCTCCGCTATGAAGAGATTGCCGGTTTCATCGGTATGGCCCGCAATCTGGGGGTGCAGAAGATCCGTTTCACCGGCGGCGAGCCTTTCGTGCGCAAGGGATTCGGTGAGTTCATGGCCGACACTGCCATACGGTTCAAGGATATGGACCTGTGCGTGACCACCAACGGCACGCTTTTCGGCGACGAGATCGAGCGGTTGGCCCGGGCTGGTGTCAAAAGGGTGAACATCTCCCTGGACACGCTCGATGCCAAACGATTCGAGAGTATTACCGGCCGTGACCAGTATGCTGTTGTCCGCGAAAATATTGACCGCTGTCTGGAAGCGGGCATGAAGCTGAAGATCAATGCCGTGGCCATGAAGGGCGTCAATGACGACGAATTGCCTGGCTTCGTGGAGTTTGCCCGTACCCATCCCGTGGATTTCCGTTTCATCGAGTTCATGCCCGTGGGGCTTGAGACCGGGTGGGACGATGGTCTGGTCTGGACTGCCGAAGACATTCTGGCCGAAGCCGGAAAATTGGCGGAGCTGGTTCCGGTGAGCGCGGCCGGAGAGCGTCGTCACGGCCCTGCCCGTATGTTCGACATCAAGGGCGGCAAGGGGCGTATCGGTCTGATTTCTCCCTACACCAATCATTTCTGCGCCACCTGCAACCGATTGCGCATCACCTCGGACGGCAATCTTCGGACCTGTCTTTTTTCGGACAGGGTCTACCGGCTGCGTCCGGCCCTGCGCCATCCCGCCCTGGGGCTGGAGGCAGTGGAGCGGATCATTCGACTGGCCGGGAAATCCAAGCCCATCGGCAACGATCTGCTCAAGCGCATGCCCGCAGGCAAGGGCGTCTGCAAAACGAGAATGGCGTCCATCGGCGGATGA